From a region of the Zingiber officinale cultivar Zhangliang chromosome 10B, Zo_v1.1, whole genome shotgun sequence genome:
- the LOC122029579 gene encoding lysine histidine transporter 1-like encodes MGTQGQSPPENYDSRQNQSEKEKEKAIDDWLPITSSRNAKWWYSAFHNVTAMVGAGVLSLPYAMSELGWGPGIAVMVISWIVTLYTLWQMVEMHEMVPGKRFDRYHELGQYAFGEKLGLYIVVPQQLIVEVGVCIVYMVTGGRSLKKFHDVVCSDCNPIKLTFYIMIFASVHFVLSQLPNFNSISGISLAAAVMSFSYSTIAWVASVDKGKQEHVEYGYKSDTQERTVMRFLAALGDVAFAYAGHNVVLEIQATIPSTPEKPSKKPMWKGVIVAYIVVALCYFPVAFVGYWAFGNGVEDNILVSLSRPHWLIAMANMMVVVHVIGSYQIYAMPVFDMMETVLVKRLRFPPGLTLRLITRSAYVAFTMFVGITFPFFGGLLSFFGGFAFAPTTYFLPCIMWLAIYKPRRFSLSWITNWICIILGVLLMILAPIGALRDIIGNIIDKQYKFYQ; translated from the exons ATGGGAACTCAAGGTCAATCACCCCCTGAGAACTACGACAGTAGACAAAATCAG agcgagaaggagaaggagaaggcgaTCGACGACTGGCTTCCCATCACATCCTCCCGCAACGCCAAGTGGTGGTACTCCGCCTTCCACAATGTCACTGCCATGGTCGGAGCTGGCGTCCTCAGTTTGCCTTACGCCATGTCCGAACTCGGATG GGGGCCTGGGATCGCCGTGATGGTCATATCATGGATCGTGACCCTGTACACCCTGTGGCAAATGGTGGAGATGCACGAAATGGTTCCCGGGAAGCGATTCGATCGGTACCACGAGTTGGGACAATATGCTTTCGGCGAGAAGCTAGGCCTTTACATCGTCGTTCCCCAGCAGCTGATTGTGGAAGTCGGTGTCTGCATCGTCTACATGGTCACCGGCGGCAGATCCCTCAAGAAGTTCCACGACGTCGTCTGCTCTGACTGCAA ccca ATCAAGCTCACCTTTTACATCATGATCTTCGCCTCTGTGCACTTTGTCCTCTCGCAGCTTCCCAACTTCAACTCTATTTCCGGGATATCTCTGGCCGCCGCTGTTATGTCTTTCAG TTATTCTACCATTGCATGGGTGGCTTCGGTGGACAAGGGGAAGCAGGAGCATGTGGAATACGGTTACAAATCTGATACACAAGAAAGGACTGTGATGAGGTTCCTGGCGGCGCTGGGAGATGTGGCCTTCGCGTACGCCGGCCACAACGTGGTGCTGGAAATCCAAGCCACCATTCCTTCCACTCCCGAGAAGCCTTCCAAGAAGCCGATGTGGAAGGGCGTGATCGTCGCCTACATCGTCGTCGCCCTCTGCTACTTCCCCGTGGCTTTCGTCGGCTACTGGGCCTTCGGCAACGGAGTCGAGGACAACATCCTGGTCTCTCTAAGCAGACCGCACTGGCTAATTGCCATGGCCAACATGATGGTCGTCGTTCACGTGATCGGAAGCTACCAG ATCTACGCGATGCCTGTGTTCGACATGATGGAGACGGTGCTGGTCAAAAGGCTTCGCTTTCCTCCTGGTCTAACTCTTCGCCTGATAACACGAAGTGCTTATGTCG CATTCACCATGTTCGTCGGCATAACCTTCCCCTTCTTCGGCGGACTACTCTCTTTCTTCGGCGGATTCGCGTTCGCCCCGACCACATACTTC CTTCCTTGCATCATGTGGCTTGCTATTTACAAACCCAGAAGGTTTAGCTTATCTTGGATCACTAATTGG ATCTGCATAATTCTTGGGGTCCTGCTGATGATCTTGGCTCCTATTGGTGCATTGCGAGACATCATCGGAAACATAATAGACAAGCAATACAAGTTCTACCAATGA